In Pseudodesulfovibrio sp. JC047, the genomic window CCGAGTTGACTTGCAAGCTTCTTGAGCTGATACGGTGAAACCAGGTTGTTCCTCTCAACCGTCAGTTTCACAGCCAGATCCTCTTTCTGGCTCAGTTGCAGCTCCATCTTGCGCAGATCATATGCCAGATCGATACGCTCGATGTTCAACCAAACAGCTCCCAAACCCAGAGTAAGCGCCATGCCGAAAAGGCTTAACGTCATCCAGAGGAGTGTTTTGTCGGTTTTGCTCATACGGTTTCCCCGTTCGGTCCGAGTTTCTCCGCTACCCTGAGTTTTGCACTCCTGGCGCGGGGGTTTCCGTCCCTTTCAGTGTCCGAGGCGCCCAACGGTTTCTTGGTGAGCACTTTCATTTCGGGGATACCTCCGCAGGTGCAGTGAAGTTGTTGCGGGGGGCATTTGCACCCCTTGGCTGCATCCCGAAATGCGTGCTTCACCGCCCTGTCTTCCAGGGAGTGAAACGAAATGATGGCCACTCTCGCGCCTGGTTTCAGGCGTCCGATGATGGTTTTAAGGTAGTACTCAAGTTCCTCAGTCTCTCTGTTGACTGCGATACGCAGTCCCTGAAAAGTTCGGGTCGCCGGATGATTCCGCGCGGTGTGCCGCATTTTTGGCGGGTATGCCAGACGCACAATTTCGGCCAATCGGAGCGTTCGTGTGATCCGTTCCTTGTCCCGAGCCTTCAATATTGCCGACGCTATTTTCCCGGCCAGGGGATCTTCCCCATAGACCCTGATGATCCGCGCCAGATCACCGTGTTTCAGTGTATTGACCAACTCTTCGGCCGAAGCCCCGGAGTCGGGGTCCATGCGCATGTCCAAAGGACCGTCGTGGATAAAGCTGAATCCTCTTTCAGCAACATCCAGCTGCATGGACGAGACGCCGAGGTCCAAGACCGCGCCGTCAATCGTGTCCCAGCCGATATCGTCCAGGGCTTCCTCAAACCGGGAAAAAGGGGCGTGGTACAGATGAATACTGTTTTCGAAATCCACGAGACGCTGTCTTGCCAGCGTCAAAGCCTTTTCGTCCCGGTCAAGCCCTAAAAGTTCGGCCGTGCCTCCTGCCGCCTGTAAAAGCGCCAGACTGTGACCTCCCATGCCCAATGTGCCGTCCATGTAACGGCCTCCTGGCTTGGGCCGAAGCCACTCGACAACTTCATGTAAAAGAACAGTCGTGTGCAGTGATGCGGGATCTTGGGTGCCCTGTTTCATCAGAAAGGAAGGGCGACGTTGTTTTCAGCCAGCTCGCCGGACACGTCATTGTCCTCTTCGAGCAATTGGTCGAAGCTCTCTGCCGACCAGATTTCAAACCGTTTACCAGCTCCCATGACCACTACGTCCTTTTCCAATTTGCCTGATTTGCGCAGATGCGCGGGAATGGCGATGCGTCCCTGCTTGCCAACCTTGACTTCTGTATAGCCGAGGTTGAAAAGTCGAATGATGTTCTGGAGTGCCCGGCTCGGAGCCTTGATCCCGTCCAGTTCACTTTCAAGTTGCGTCCATTGCTCGGGGGTGATGCCGATGACATGCTTGTCATAGATGGTCAGCACCATGACCGCGTCCGATGACTCGGCGCGTATCAAATCCTTGAACTCGGGCGGCAATATGAGCCGTCCCTTATCGTCAAGGCTTCGGTGTGCATGACCTTTAAACTTCATTTTTCCCCCGGGAGATCTGTGTCTTCCACATTCTTACACTAGTTTTACACTGATTTCCACTTCTTCCCACCTGTGCTTGAAAATCAAGGGAAAGTCAACCTCTCCTGTTGAGAATCATTGGTAAAAATAACCCGGGCTTATTGCTTTTTTCAGGTGCGCGGCCTAGACTTCGCATACATCCGAGAGGGTGACCTGTTGAAAAGTCGAAGAAAATCAGCGCAGAGGATGTTTCCTTTTTGGCCTTAACCGCCAACAGGAGGAAACAGAGCAAGGAGGCTGTCATGGATAGGCATATTAAGATCATTGCGACACTGGGACCGGGAACCGAAACATATGAAGCTGTGAAAAATCTGGTGGCATCCGGTGCCAAGATATTTCGGTTGAACTTTTCCCATGGCGGTCGGGAATTTTTTGCGAGGATGGTGGAGATCATCCGGCGGTTGGAAGTGGAGACCGGCTACACCCTGACGGTGCTTCAGGATTTGTCGGGTCCGAAAATCAGGACCTGCGATGTGGGGCTTGGTGCGTTTGAAGTGAACAAGGGCACGGAAGTTCTGTTGGGCACGCCCGATGAATATAAGGAAGATGGGAGCCCATTCATTTGTCTCGATATCCCGGAGATGTTTGCCGGGGTGAAGGAAGGGGATCAAGTCGCTTTGGGAGATGGCGTGATCCGGTTCAAAGTGGCGAAGATTGAGCGGAAGCATCTGATCCGGCTGGTTGCGACCAACTCCGGTATCTGTCCGCCCAGAAAGGGCATCACGTTTCCCGGAACCACGACCCCGTTGGCTCCATTGACCGACAAGGACAAGGCGGACCTCGCCATCGGCATGGATTTGGGAGTGGACGTGGTTGCCATGAGTTTTGTCCAGAAGGCGCAGGACATCAGAAATTTACGGGATAAAATGGTGCAATATGGACGGCGGGTTCCCATTATTGCCAAGATCGAACGGACAGCGGCTTTGGACTGTCTTGATGAAATTATCGATGAAGCCGATGGTATCATGGTGGCGCGTGGTGACCTTGGTCTGGAGCTTGATCTGGCAGAATTGCCCACCGCGCAGAAACGGATCATCCGGGCTTGTAACAAGCTCGGCAAGCCGGTGATCGTGGCGACCCAGATGTTATTGTCCATGGTCAATTCGCCCATGGCGACCCGCGCGGAGACAACGGATGTGGCCAATGCCATTCTGGACGGTGCGGATTGCGTCATGCTGTCTGAAGAAACGGCTGTAGGGCAATATCCGAGCGAGGCGGTCAAGTTCATGCGCAAGATTGCCTATGAGATCGAGGCGTACATGTTCGAGACCGGTTTGGGGAATGTGGCCGTGGATGGAGTCAAGGAACACCCGTCCACCTTTTTGGCGCACGCCGCTGCCATGCTGGCCGGGAAAGTCGATGCCAAGGCGATCATCTGTCATTCCACCTCGGGTGCCACGGCCCGTATCCTGTCATCCTGTCGCCCCAAGCAGTCCATTTACGCCTTGAGCACGGATTCTTCGGTCAGGCACTTCACAAATCTTTCATTGGGGGTTATTCCTGCGGAACCTCTGGATGTCATTGACGACCATCAGGAGCGGGCCGAAGTCTTTGTCAGGCAATGCCCCTCGTTCAAGGAAGGGGATGTTGTCGTGGTGACG contains:
- the rsmH gene encoding 16S rRNA (cytosine(1402)-N(4))-methyltransferase RsmH; the encoded protein is MKQGTQDPASLHTTVLLHEVVEWLRPKPGGRYMDGTLGMGGHSLALLQAAGGTAELLGLDRDEKALTLARQRLVDFENSIHLYHAPFSRFEEALDDIGWDTIDGAVLDLGVSSMQLDVAERGFSFIHDGPLDMRMDPDSGASAEELVNTLKHGDLARIIRVYGEDPLAGKIASAILKARDKERITRTLRLAEIVRLAYPPKMRHTARNHPATRTFQGLRIAVNRETEELEYYLKTIIGRLKPGARVAIISFHSLEDRAVKHAFRDAAKGCKCPPQQLHCTCGGIPEMKVLTKKPLGASDTERDGNPRARSAKLRVAEKLGPNGETV
- the pyk gene encoding pyruvate kinase, coding for MDRHIKIIATLGPGTETYEAVKNLVASGAKIFRLNFSHGGREFFARMVEIIRRLEVETGYTLTVLQDLSGPKIRTCDVGLGAFEVNKGTEVLLGTPDEYKEDGSPFICLDIPEMFAGVKEGDQVALGDGVIRFKVAKIERKHLIRLVATNSGICPPRKGITFPGTTTPLAPLTDKDKADLAIGMDLGVDVVAMSFVQKAQDIRNLRDKMVQYGRRVPIIAKIERTAALDCLDEIIDEADGIMVARGDLGLELDLAELPTAQKRIIRACNKLGKPVIVATQMLLSMVNSPMATRAETTDVANAILDGADCVMLSEETAVGQYPSEAVKFMRKIAYEIEAYMFETGLGNVAVDGVKEHPSTFLAHAAAMLAGKVDAKAIICHSTSGATARILSSCRPKQSIYALSTDSSVRHFTNLSLGVIPAEPLDVIDDHQERAEVFVRQCPSFKEGDVVVVTAGQPEKGKTVTQTNVVKLYEKLKKEEI
- a CDS encoding division/cell wall cluster transcriptional repressor MraZ, whose amino-acid sequence is MKFKGHAHRSLDDKGRLILPPEFKDLIRAESSDAVMVLTIYDKHVIGITPEQWTQLESELDGIKAPSRALQNIIRLFNLGYTEVKVGKQGRIAIPAHLRKSGKLEKDVVVMGAGKRFEIWSAESFDQLLEEDNDVSGELAENNVALPF